The Heptranchias perlo isolate sHepPer1 unplaced genomic scaffold, sHepPer1.hap1 HAP1_SCAFFOLD_134, whole genome shotgun sequence DNA segment AACATTCGTGCTTCAAACAACACCAGCAAAAAAACACTTGATTGAACGGCCActcgtctcattgctgtttgtgggatcaagcTGGCTGCCCCGTAACAAcagggactgcacttcaaaaggacttgtGGTATCTTAAGCGACATTAAAAAGAGGCAGCACACTGTGTGTTTAACGCAAAGCTGATTTCTTTGGCTTTTATCCAGAATatgaaactccagcccagttatagggattattaacatcagaaacaaaccccaactgtcagaatgaacatggttcagtcctggatgtgattaacagcagaatccaagccCTGCAGtcacaggtgaactcgctggtgagtcagaaggtgggatgactgagtgaatcccttcccacacacggagcaggtgaacggcctctccccggtgtgagcgcgtcgatgagtttccagctctgacggggaactgaatcccttcccacagtccccacatttccacggtttctccccggtgtgactgcgatTGTCTCTCGACAGACCTGATGATCGGCTGAAGCCTCctccacacagaacacgtgtgcGGTCTCTCACTGCTGGGATTGGTGCTTTTtctttccacattcaaaggccgatgatattcaggtcctgatgaatcgagggactcggtcagatcttgacgtgaggtttggtttgagtttcccgtcggcaaatcctccccttctaataccctgtaaaatgaatttaaaacaggaaaaggggagtgtgagagagaacccACAAATAAACAAAGGCAGGTTGTGAAATTGAGCCTCATTAACCTGGTAACTTGTGGGGCCGGCACCAgagaaaagtgaccatgaaactgccgattgtcgcaaaaacccaactggttcactgatgtccttcagagaagcgAACCTGCCATGGGGTCTGGGCCGACACATGAAAAAAAACGCGAGTAATGGCGGCGGTGGgcccccacaatcccccgcgccccagaaacccctctatctcttccctctgctcagactgcgcatgctcccccAGGCCACGCCCTGCATTCTGGGAGCAGCCTCGGGCCTGTCGTTTTGTCGCtcagtcggactcggtggaaacgggagaagaaaACCGGGAATAAAAAGGCGGCGGGTAGGaccggggggcggggcggggggacggGAGCCGCCGGACCATCGAGTGCGCGCCTcacctccccggcgggcgggcggtCGGTCGGTCGCGGCCGCCATTAAAATCGATCCGCTCGGTGAGGCTCCGGGACCCGCACCGCGCATGCTCCGCCCGCCAGCCCCGCGCCTGCGCACTGCGCCCCATTCCCCAGAGCTGCCAAAGCAAGAGTTGCATTCGAGCAGCGCCTGTCCCATCCTcagggcccctccccctccccctcccacacacagcccagcaGCTGCTGCAATGCAGCCAGTGCATGAGAACAtaatgcacagcaggatcccacaagcagcaccgAGCAGGTGATCTGGTTTTTTGAGGTGGTCGGTTGAGGGAgaaactctcctgctctcctttgcggtggtggccgcgggatcttttgcatccaccccgagaggggcaggcaggggcttcggtttaacgtctcatccgatggacggctcctccgacagtgtgacgctccctcggtaccgaccctccgacagtgtgacgctccctcggtaccgaccctccgacagtgcggcgctccctcagtaccgaccctccgacagtgcggagctccctcagtaccgaccctccgacagtgcggcgctccctcggtaccgaccctccgacagtgcgacgctccctcggtaccgacccttcGACAGGGCggagctccctcggtaccgaccctccgacagcgcggcgctccctcggtaccgaccctccgacagcgcggcgctccctcggtaccgaccctccgacagtgcgacgctccctcagtactgaccctccgacagtgcgacactccctcagtactgaccctccgacagtgcgacgctccctcagtcctgaccctccgacagtgcgacgctccctcagtactgaccctccgacagtgcgacactccctcagtactgaccctccgactgtgcggcgctccctcagtcctgaccctccgacagtgtgaccctccctcagtactgaccctccgacagtgcgacgctctctcagtactgaccctccgacagtgtgaccctccctcagtactgaccctccgacagtgtgaccctccctcagcactgcactgaagtgtcagccgagattttgtgcttctgactcaggcgagagtgatacccactgagccacagctgacataggCCATATTCCACCGTGTGGAGCATTCTGGGTATGATTGCCCGCCATTGTAAGCACCAATTGCTGATATTTCTGAGATGGGGTTCAGAAACGCAAGGTGTAAATGATACCGTGAGCCGAAAGAGGTGCATTTGGAGCAGAGAACCAGTGACACACTGCGTAACCGGGCGCAAACATTCATTCTCAGCCCAGACATCActgagagaaaggaataaaattcattttatttgattttaaatggtttaatttacAAATTGAATCATGTTTGTGTCATTGTATTTCCCAACACAGATTCAAGGCTTCATTTTTTTGaacgtggaaggagaaatgtttgtctgttgtgtctgtgggaaaagatttcaaacatcagtgtgagtggaaaatcaccgagacacacacacccgagtgagagtgttccagtgcactgagtgtggaaagagctttaaccagttacacagcctgaaaaaacatcgcaccgttcacagcggggagaaaccgtccacgtgttctgtgtgtggacgaggcttcaactgatcgtccaacctggagagacacaaggacacccggaccatggagaaaccgtggaaatgtagggactgtgggaagggattcaattacccatcccggctggaaactcatcgacgcagtcacaccggggagaggccgttcacctgctccgtgtgtgggaagggattcactcagtcattccGCTTGCTGGtgcaccagcgaattcacaccggggagaggccattcacctgctccgtgtgtgggaagggattcactcagtcattccgcctgctgacacaccagcgagttcacaccggggagaggccgttcacctgctctgtgtgcgggaagggattcactcagcactccaccctgctgacacaccagcgagttcacaccggggagaggccgttcacctgctccgtgtgtgggaagggattcactcagtgcTCCAACcttctgagacaccagcgagttcacaccggggagaggccgttcacctgctccgtgtgcgggaagggattccctCGGTCGTCCCGcctgttgacacaccagcgagttcaccagTGACTGCAggcggttggattctgctgttattgctgctgttaatcacatccaggactgaaccgtgttcattctggcagttgttCGAATTTACAATGTTAGAATTTGCTTTGTTCTCAATCAAAGTTAATCACATCTCGATATGTGTTGATATCAGAGGCTCGCAAGAACAACAGAGGCCCGCCAGTCATCACATTACCTATCTGGGATGCCCAGGACATAGACTGTTCCTTTGTATTGCCAGGCAGGAGACATCAAGTTGAACTTTAAGCAATTGAACTATTAACACGGCCATTATGTCGAGGTCTGGAGGAATCTCACTTCAATATATATTCTGGGCATCATGTGAGATGACTCACATTAAAGGGGATGATTTAAGAAGAAACAGCAAGGCTTTTGGTTTGTTAAGCTGACAGGACGGCCAGAAGTCCAATCTGCAGAAGCCAGGCCGGATCACCTTGGGCCTGCAGGAAACCAGTGTGTATGAGTTTATTGTCTCACCGTAATAGTTCTTATACTATTGGTGTCGGTGTAATAAAGTTGCATTCGGACAATACGCTCGATCCTGACCCACGGGGAATCATTTGATTGAGtttaagaggtttccttccaggtGCTTTGTTTCTGCTGACTGGCGGGTCTCACGACTTTGCTTGCGGTGAGGTGACGCTCTTTGAGGGTTGGAGTGAACATTTCCACggaaataattggcaaaggagTTTGTGAGAGACGGTGAGGTCCGTGTTTTTACTGATTCCTGGATAGTAAATAGTGTTTCTCCTTCCCACGACAGGGagatggaaaataaataaatttgttccTGTTGCAtatgacatagaatgtacagcacagaaacaggccattcggcccacctggtccatgccggtgtttatgctccacacgagcctcctcccttcatctcaccctatcagcatatctttctattcctttctccctcatgtgtttatcgagcttcccctgaacaagtggaaacatcttctctccgtctcccctttcgaatcccttcataattttaaagacctctatcaggtctcttttcgagagaaaagagccccagcctgttcaatctttcctgataggtataacctctcagttctggtgtcatccttgtgaatcttttttgcaccttctccagagcctctgtatcctttttgtaatatggagaccagaactgtgccccgtactccaagtgtggtctgaccaaggttctatacaagtttaacataacttctctgcttttcaattctatccctccagaaatgaacccaatATATGGGAAccagactttaggaaagatgtcacggccttggcgagggtgcagaggagatttactagaatggtgccagggatgagggacttcagttatgtggagagactggagaagctggggttgttgtctttCGAGCagggaaggttcaggggagatttaagtGTTTAACTCAACATGAAGAGGAGGGGGCACTGCTTTCCTTAATACGTCACCCGCAACTGAAGAGGAACCTGTCCCTTTAACTACCTGTCCCTTCAAATACACGTGCACTGAAGGGGCTGAAActgtgcctgtccctttaagcgtAAACCACTCAAAAACAGGAACCTCATGGAAtcggaggccgttcggcccatcgtgcctgtgccggctctttgaaagaacgatccaattaatcccactgccctgctctttccccgttgccTTGCAAATGGTTTCGTTTGGAAGCACCACTGTTAACACCTGTGATGTTTTTGTATATTTgtaatatttaatgtaagatgtttgaatctgctcccaccgccctttcaggcagcgcgttccagatcatcacaactcgctgcgtaaaaaaaatcctcctcctctcccccctctggcTCCTTTGTCAATTATCAGTCTGTCCTCCCCCGAGATAAGGGATGGAGCTCGCTTCAGGAATAAATGGCCATATGGCCTTGAGACTAACTGCATCCCACTGATAATGAGAGACAGGAATGTGGGAAGAAAGCAGATGACTGATACTTTCTCATGCCAACGTGGAAGGTAACAAGCTGGCTCTGGATGCTCGAGGGCGGGCTCACtatttgattgaccaactacctgatcCAATGGAGAGTGtccgtgtacgcccatattctgtaacaggtgggcgttgtttACCAaattgtataaacgtgagctgtttctttaaCTCGGCGAAGTTGTCCCCTCAACCATTgtcttgaggtgctcttccacttgtatacaagtcggggttcaataaagtttctctttgtactacttgtttgggtgttaatacATTGTATATtgataagtaatattaagtttcgaCAGTTTCTCGGAGGTCCCACTgagatcgcttgtgatccccgGTAAGTCCGGACACAGGTTGTTATTGCAACTCGGTGTTCTGTGCAAGCCGCGGTCGCACTGCGATTAGTAAGtgtatgcattaactgacgtgactaattcttctgtttgcctttcggAATCGAAAGGCGATCATCGGAAATGTGTTTCGTATCGATAAGGAGAAAAAAGAAGGACCTTGTCAGATTgctcgatattgtcagctgcggtgttgta contains these protein-coding regions:
- the LOC137308602 gene encoding zinc finger protein 239-like → MEKPWKCRDCGKGFNYPSRLETHRRSHTGERPFTCSVCGKGFTQSFRLLVHQRIHTGERPFTCSVCGKGFTQSFRLLTHQRVHTGERPFTCSVCGKGFTQHSTLLTHQRVHTGERPFTCSVCGKGFTQCSNLLRHQRVHTGERPFTCSVCGKGFPRSSRLLTHQRVHQ